The nucleotide sequence TTATTTCGCTGATTTGCTGCTGGAGCTGTTTCAAAAATTCTACGTCGCTTTGATTGATCTGCGTTGGGATACTCTGCTGTACGTTCCTCAACTGCGAACTGAGAGCATCTAAATCTTTACGAACAACATCGATTTGCTTTAATTGACTCTCCAACGTCGCAACTTTGTTCTGTATCGACGTCTGGGTTTTTGAAATTTTGTCTAAATCGCTCTTTATCGATGTTAGGTTCTTTTCCAAGTCGGATACTTTCGTGCTTGTTTTTGTTAGTTCTTGGTCGTACGATTTTACCGAATTGCTAATGGAAGTCACAGTTTGCTCGAGTTTTGCAACTTTTGAATCCACATTTTTGATTTCTTGCTTAATCTCTTGCTGATCGCTGGGTTGAGGTTGTGGTTTTGTGCTTGAACGCTCGAGTTTATCGACCTTCTCCTGTATATCATCGATCCTCATCGAAAGCTCAAGATAATTCCCGATTGGAAGACAAGAGTTAAGCATCAATAAAATAGCAATTACAATAAGAAAAGAGATTTTAGTAAACAAAGAGTTTCCTATCCTTTTATTTCTTGCCATCTATCTCTCCCTGCCTTGACATAGAAAGAATTCGAGTTTTTGTATTTAGTAACCAACATTGAAAACCATTTTCGAGCTTCCTCCATCTTTCCGAACCTCGCTGAAAGCTCTCCAAGATAAAAGAGTATCATGGGTTCTTTCTCTGTATCTATGTACGAGTGCATGAAGCATTCTTCGAAACTCGCCAATGCTTTTGCAAGAGCTTTTAGTTCGTTTTCGGAATCGGAAAGTTCTCTGTAGAGCCAGCCTATTCTCAAATACAGTTCTGCAACTCTGCAGATCTGCTTCTTGGCTTTGTAAAAAAGCGTGCCGAGCGCACATGAAAGTATCGCGGTTCTGTGATCACGTTCTTTTGAAAATTGTACATCCTTTGGAACTTTCAATTCGTTTTGTATCTTCCTGATCTCTTCCATGTAAATTGGCGAGATGTTGTTTTCAAAGTCCGATTCAAGTGCAGAATAATGACAATTTTCGCAAGTTACTACTGAGTACAGCATTGGATTAATTCCTTCGTAATTCGGCTTCATATCAGGATCATAATTTTTTACCCTGACTCTGTCAGTTATTACTTTTTTGGTTGTCACGATACTTCCACAAGCTGGGCAGGTGTACTTCTTATCCCACAGCTGAGGTACCTGTGTCTGATCCATCGCTTTCATCTCCTGACATGAGAGCTTCGACAAAGTCTCTGGGGTCAAAAGGTTTCAAATCTTCAATACCTTCTCCTACGCCAATAAACTTTATCGGTATACCGAGTTCTTTAGCTATCGCAATAGCTATACCACCCTTTGCTGTTCCATCGAGTTTTGTAAGAACTATGCCTGTCACGTTTACAACCTCTTTGAAAATCTTTGCTTGCTGAAGTCCATTTTGTCCGGTTACCGCATCCATCACCAATAGAACTTCGTGTGGAGCATCTGGCACCAATTTTTGAACAACTCTGTTGACCTTTTGGAGTTCGTCCATAAGATGCTTCTTATTATGCAATCTTCCAGCCGTGTCTAAGATCACAACATCTTTTCCTTTACTAATTGCGTGATTCACAGCATCGTACGCGACAGCACCTGCGTCTGCACCTTCCATGTGTGCAATGAAAGTCGCACCACTTCTATCTGCCCAAACTTTGAGTTGATCAATAGCCGCTGCTCTGAATGTATCACAAGCCCCGACTACCACTTGCTTACCTTCGCTTTTGAATATATGCGCCAACTTACCACATGTCGTCGTCTTACCCGAACCGTTCACTCCAACCATACTTATGACGAAAGGTTTAGTCTGCGGTATGTTAAGGTTATTGTCCTTTGAAAGTATCTCAACGAGTATTTCTTTAAGTGCTCTGAATGCATCCTCAGGCTTCATTTCTTCAAGTCTTTCCAGTATATACTCCGTCGCCTCAACACCTACATCTGCTAATATCAATAACTCTTCTATTTCCTCGCGAGTTTCCTTGTCAAACTTTTTGATCTTCAAAATCTGTCCTATTTTATTAAAAAACGTATCTCTACTCTTCTTTAATCCTTCTTTCAGCTTATCAAAAAATCCCATACTTAACCTCCTTAGTTCGTTCTTTTGAACTAAACTAAATCTATACAAGCAAAGATTAAACCATTCTTCTTGCTCACTATGACTCTGTCAAAATTAATTCCCTCTTTATTTAATCGCTCCAGTAACCCATCCTTTGCAAGCGTTTTTATCACGACTCTTTTCTTAGCTATCCTTATCAATTCGTTCACTGTCGTTCCATCTATTGTATCGTAACTTGCCAAAGGACGTATGGGATTGAGTGCGGAGCTCTCAAAAACGGGATTTTCGAACATAGGATCGCAATAGACTATATCGTAACTTCTATCAGGTTGCTTTTTTACAAACTCTTTCATGTCTTCATTAAATAAGACAATCCTTTTCAACGCTCTGTTGATCCACTCTTCTTTTGATTTGTAATTTGCAATTCCGTAAGAAACGACACGGTATATATGTTCAGATACTTCCGTACCGACGACCTGACTCACGAAATTGGCTATAAACACAGCATCCATTCCGAGCCCGAATGTACCGTCGTAGACTATATCTGTACTCTCTGGTCTTAAGGCTTCGAGGAGAAAATCTCGTCCTTCCCTTTTATAATTTTCCATCCTTATTTTCGAAATCCCTGGATGAAAGAACAACTTTTGGCCATCTATAACAACACTCAGGTTCTTATTGCTGTCTACTACGTAATACATCTTTAGCGTACCATCTTTCAGTCTCTCGGATATATGACGTCTGTTGTAATACGGAACATTAAACTTTGCGGACAACTCTTTAGCAAGCTCAACAGTTTCCTTAGAGGCGTTGTGTGAAGTCGTGATTACAATACTAACGCCGTTTTCCATTACGTGATTAATTCCCTTGTGTGCTTGTTCCATCTGTTGTGTCTGTTACCTCCTTGTTCTCTTCACGGTTTCCGTTTTGGTTTTCATTCCTCTCGTTTTCCATATTATTTTCAACAATTCTTTGGAGTTTCTCTATCATTTTTTCGAGTTCCTTGTACTGCCTTCTTTCCTGTTCATACGCATTTTTCAGTGTTTCGTATTCTTTCGACAGTGCTTTGTATCGCAAATAGCTCGTCATAAAATACGACAAGAAAACAACAACAAGCACTATATACGAAATTACAAGAATGTTAATCTCTTTCTTTTTCGGTTTTTCTCTGATTTT is from Fervidobacterium gondwanense DSM 13020 and encodes:
- a CDS encoding DUF2225 domain-containing protein, translating into MDQTQVPQLWDKKYTCPACGSIVTTKKVITDRVRVKNYDPDMKPNYEGINPMLYSVVTCENCHYSALESDFENNISPIYMEEIRKIQNELKVPKDVQFSKERDHRTAILSCALGTLFYKAKKQICRVAELYLRIGWLYRELSDSENELKALAKALASFEECFMHSYIDTEKEPMILFYLGELSARFGKMEEARKWFSMLVTKYKNSNSFYVKAGRDRWQEIKG
- the ftsY gene encoding signal recognition particle-docking protein FtsY, with translation MGFFDKLKEGLKKSRDTFFNKIGQILKIKKFDKETREEIEELLILADVGVEATEYILERLEEMKPEDAFRALKEILVEILSKDNNLNIPQTKPFVISMVGVNGSGKTTTCGKLAHIFKSEGKQVVVGACDTFRAAAIDQLKVWADRSGATFIAHMEGADAGAVAYDAVNHAISKGKDVVILDTAGRLHNKKHLMDELQKVNRVVQKLVPDAPHEVLLVMDAVTGQNGLQQAKIFKEVVNVTGIVLTKLDGTAKGGIAIAIAKELGIPIKFIGVGEGIEDLKPFDPRDFVEALMSGDESDGSDTGTSAVG
- a CDS encoding class I SAM-dependent methyltransferase is translated as MEQAHKGINHVMENGVSIVITTSHNASKETVELAKELSAKFNVPYYNRRHISERLKDGTLKMYYVVDSNKNLSVVIDGQKLFFHPGISKIRMENYKREGRDFLLEALRPESTDIVYDGTFGLGMDAVFIANFVSQVVGTEVSEHIYRVVSYGIANYKSKEEWINRALKRIVLFNEDMKEFVKKQPDRSYDIVYCDPMFENPVFESSALNPIRPLASYDTIDGTTVNELIRIAKKRVVIKTLAKDGLLERLNKEGINFDRVIVSKKNGLIFACIDLV